The sequence CGGCATCTGCCTGAAGTTCTCCGTCAATTTTCAGATCCGGTGCAATCTGTTTGGCAATTTTTACAGCTTCCACTACCTTATCCACCAGCGGATGAGAGGCACTTCCTTTGGTTGAAAAACTAAGCATGGCCACACGAGGCTCTATTCTGCCCAATGCACGGGCAGTATGGGCGGTTGCAATGGCTATGTCGGCAAGTTGTTTTGCATCCGGGTCTGGATTTAAGGCACAATCAGCAAAAAGAATTAAACCATCTTCTCCAAAACTCTTGTCTTTCAACAACATAAGAAATGTACTTGAGACAATCGAAATGCCGGGCATGGTTTTGACGATCTGCAAAGCAGGACGAAACACATCACCTGTGGCATTATTAGCTCCGGCAACCTCTCCATCCACTTCTCCGCTTTTTATCAGCATAACACCCAGATACAACGGATCTTTTACCAGTTTTTTTGCTTCCTCAGGTGTCATTCCTTTATTTTTCCGGAGATTATAAAGCATTTCGGCATATTCATCCATGCGGTGAAAGCGATCAGGATTGACAATTGTCGCTTTTGCAATGTTTTTCAATCCAAACTTTTCAGCTTCTGCATGAATCATTTTTTCATCCCCGATTAGGGTGATTTGTGCAATTTTCGTTGAAATGGCAATATCTGCTGCTCTCAGGGTACGTTCTTCCCATGCCTCAGGGAGCACAATACGCTTATTGAGTTTTTTTGCATTTTCGTGAATGCTTTCTAAGAGT is a genomic window of Sphingobacteriales bacterium containing:
- the pta gene encoding phosphate acetyltransferase, yielding MTLLESIHENAKKLNKRIVLPEAWEERTLRAADIAISTKIAQITLIGDEKMIHAEAEKFGLKNIAKATIVNPDRFHRMDEYAEMLYNLRKNKGMTPEEAKKLVKDPLYLGVMLIKSGEVDGEVAGANNATGDVFRPALQIVKTMPGISIVSSTFLMLLKDKSFGEDGLILFADCALNPDPDAKQLADIAIATAHTARALGRIEPRVAMLSFSTKGSASHPLVDKVVEAVKIAKQIAPDLKIDGELQADAALIESIGKKKAPGSEIAGRANVLIFPDLQSGNIAYKLVQRLAGAEAVGPVTQGMAAPINDLSRGCSVDDIVNVIAITANQAGGV